A genomic region of Anas acuta chromosome 1, bAnaAcu1.1, whole genome shotgun sequence contains the following coding sequences:
- the CCDC77 gene encoding coiled-coil domain-containing protein 77 — protein sequence MSAADRCAGTSPRSARLATPHVSSRHASSQPQNQEDSTPLPSINERLAFLRPSRELLEYYRKKIADFDEEHEDLVKRLERYKETYDEQHKLQWEVRQREEEIAELQKALSDMQVYLFQEREHVLRLYSENDRLKIRELEDRKKIQHLLALVGTDKGEVTYFHKEPPHKVTVLQRPDKSRDPHEGYDASRTGTKRSSSKRAAKGEKPESPERYQKDNQTLLLQVEALQAQLEEQTRLSKEQLEALLEDRRIHMEEAQVQHQRDQDKIKTLTDKLHKTQNLLYESTRDFLQLKFDARANEKAWMAEKDCLLRKLDKDPDQLISRESEKEKKQRDTKKMPQTGHEAWKLHSREIKSMQEQLMQEQRLSNMYREQCITLESELARIREEGDVGRELFKERSEKMGKRLKLMTQRYEALEKRRNLEVEGFNNDIKQLRQKLKDVEKQLFKVTLILGPDQDLEVLREVRQGNRLTRKIQGELKNLKAKIYGLENELRVC from the exons ATGAGCGCCGCGGATCGCTGTGCCGGCACCTCGCCGCGCTCCGCAAG GCTGGCAACACCCCATGTCTCATCCAGACACGCTAGTTCTCAGCCTCAGAACCAGGAGGACTCTACTCCTCTCCCGTCCATCAACGAGCGCCTGGCCTTCCTCCGCCCTTCCCGGGAGCTGCTGGAATACTACCGCAAGAAGATTGCTGACTTTGACGAGGAGCATGAGGATTTGGTAAAAAGGCTGGAGAGATACAAAGAAACGTACGATGAGCAG CACAAACTGCAGTGGGAAGTCCGTCAGCGAGAAGAGGAAATTGCGGAGTTGCAAAAGGCTTTGAGTGACATGCAAGTCTACCTCTTCCAGGAGAGGGAACATGTCCTCCGCCTTTACTCAGAGAACGACCGGCTGAAAATCAG GGAACTGGAGGATAGGAAAAAAATTCAGCACCTCCTGGCTTTAGTGGGAACAGACAAAGGAGAAGTAACGTATTTTCACAAGGAGCCACCACATAAG GTTACTGTTCTGCAAAGGCCAGATAAATCCAGAGATCCACATGAAGGATATGATGCTTCTAGAACAG GCACCAAGAGGAGCTCTTCAAAACGAGCAGCAAAAGGAGAGAAACCAGAAAGTCCTGAGAGGTATCAGAAGGACAACCAAACACTCCTACTTCAG GTGGAGGCCCTGCAAGCTCAGCTAGAAGAACAGACGCGATTATCCAAGGAACAGCTTGAGGCATTACTAGAGGACAGGCGGATTCATATGGAGGAAGCCCAGGTCCAGCATCAGAGGGACCAGGACAAGATTAAAACTTTAACAGATAA ACTCCATAAGACTCAGAATCTCTTATATGAGAGTACCCGTGACTTTCTCCAGCTCAAGTTTGATGCCCGAGCCAATGAGAAAGCATGGATGGCAGAGAAAGACTGTCTGTTGAGGAAACTTGACAAAGATCCAGATCAACTTATCAGCAGGGagtcagaaaaagagaagaagcagagaGATACCAAGAAGATGCCTCAAACAGGTCATGAAGCTTGGAAACTCCACAGTAGAGAAATAAAG TCAATGCAAGAGCAACTGATGCAGGAGCAGCGGCTCTCAAACATGTACAGAGAGCAGTGTATCACCCTGGAAAGTGAGCTGGCTAGGATTCGTGAGGAGGGAGATGTTGGCAGAGAACTCTTTAAG GAACGCTCAGAAAAGATGGGGAAGCGCCTGAAGCTGATGACTCAGCGATATGAGGCTTTGGAAAAACGTCGTAACTTGGAAGTGGAAGGCTTTAATAACGACATTAAACAGCTTCGACAGAAGCTGAAAGATGTAGAGAAGCAGCTGTTTAAG GTGACTCTGATTCTTGGGCCAGACCAGGATCTTGAAGTTCTACGTGAGGTCCGTCAAGGAAACAGGCTAACCCGTAAAATTCAAGGAGAACTAAaaaacttaaaagcaaaaatctatGGCTTAGAGAATGAACTGCGGGTCTGCTGA